A part of Paroedura picta isolate Pp20150507F chromosome 7, Ppicta_v3.0, whole genome shotgun sequence genomic DNA contains:
- the NPR2 gene encoding atrial natriuretic peptide receptor 2 isoform X3: protein MGLPDSRWGQEASGNKSKFSRLQRSGRPEKAASLKLASHPTSVSPPPFSRDSGSGAGNPDPATENPLPAPGQSGCPPWAALLFQRHKSLAVARLPPRHDPARPAVDQGDLDRVSEAADLRGGPAPRGLHPGESRAVRAGGSRRPREEVGRESTRGKAAAVGAGAMARGGGGRPVQLRPHPTAAFGSSAQLGPGQAGARAPPLEPGCSAGWAGLALCLGARRGTREAPGGAAPHFSLAASGETSGGREGGREGGRARRPRRGRPLPGSAGRRRSATSLQKAPRASGTQSPAMARPLLLALALALALAPPATASPRPEGANRSSSSSSNAAAAGGTVVTMAVVLPQHNLSYPWAWPRVAPAVAMALEALQPALRAAGLSVRTFFNTSELNGACSEYVAPLKAVDLMLYHDPDVLLGPGCVYPAASVGRFASHWRLPLLTAGAVASGFSRKKEGFSTLVRTGPSAPKLGAFVAHLHELFNWSSRAALLYVDRKTDDRPFYFTIEGVYEELHEAANLTVRYHIYAPHDDGGAGAGAPDTAVQFIKASGRVIYICGPLEMLHQIMRLAQYEGMTNGDYVFFYVDVFGESLRAEGLREAAKPWQNKESSEPSTLKDAFQTVLVITYHEPQTPEYQHFQNQLILRARAEFGVELNASLKNLVAGCFHDGLILYATVLNETLQEGGTKRDSSRILQKMKGRKFQGVTGTVSMDHNNDRETDFDVWAMADVETGEYQVVGHYVGSEKQMNWLGPIHWKKGGPPLDNPPCVFDVDDPTCDKTPLSTLAIVALGAGLTFIMFGVSSFLVFRKLMLEKELASMLWRIRWDELQFGSSERYHKGAGSRLTLSLRGSSYGSLMTAHGKYQIFANTGLFKGNVVAIKHVNKKRIELTRQVLFELKHMRDIQFNHLTRFIGACIDPPNICIVTEYCPRGSLQDILENESINLDWMFRYSLINDLVKGMAFLHSSIIGHHGSLKSSNCVVDSRFVLKITDYGLASFRQSSQGEGSHALYAKKLWTAPELLQNRALPPPAMQKADVYSFGIILQEIALRNGAFYVEGMDLSPKEIVQKVRNSQRPYFRPTVDTRAHSEELAVLMERCWAQELAERPDFAQIKIFIRRFNKEGSTSILDNLLSRMEQYANNLEKLVEERTQAYLEEKRKAENLLYQILPHSVAEQLKRGETVQAEAFDCVTIYFSDIVGFTSLSAESTPMQVVTLLNDLYTCFDAIIDNFDVYKVETIGDAYMVVSGLPVRNGKLHAHEIVRMALALLEAVKTFRIRHRPSEQLHLRIGIHSGPVCAGVVGLKMPRYCLFGDTVNTASRMESNGKGDPGRVRLL from the exons ATGGggctgccagactccaggtggggacaAGAGGCCTCCGGGAACAAGAGTAaattttccagactacagagatcaggtcgcCCTGAGAAAGCGGCTTCCCTGAAGTTGGCATCGCATCCTAcctcggtgtcccccccccccttctctaggGATTCCggatctggagctggcaaccccgatCCTGCTACCGAAAATCCCCTACCCGCTCCTGGCCAGTCGGGCTGCCCTCCCTGGGCCGCCTTGCTGTTCCAGCGCCACAAAAGCCTTGCGGTCGCGCGGTTACCTCCACGGCACGATCCCGCCCGCCCTGCCGTCGACCAAGGGGATCTCGACCGCGTCTCCGAGGCGGCTGACCTTCGCGGCGGCCCGGCTCCACGAGGACTACACCCGGGAGAAAGCCGGGCGGTAAGGGCAGGCGGGAGTCGCCGCCCCCGCGAggaggtgggcagggagtccACGCGAGGAAAGGCTGCTGCCGTCGGGGCTGGAGCAATGGCCAGAGGAGGTGGCGGGAGGCCCGTCCAGCTCCGGCCGCACCCAACAGCGGCTTTCGGAAGCAGCGCCCAGCTCGGGCCAGGCCAAGCAGGAGCCCGGGCGCCGCCTCTGGAGCCTGGCTGCTCGGCtgggtgggctgggctggcccTGTGCCTGGGCGCGCGGCGTGGGACGAGGGAGGCACCAGGGGGCGCTGCCCCCCACTTCTCCCTCGCCGCCTCTGGCGAAACgtccggagggagggagggaggcagggagggagggagggcccgccGGCCGCGGAGGGGGCGGCCTCTCCCGGGGAGCGCCGGGCGGCGGCGAAGCGCAACCTCCCTGCAGAAAGCACCCCGAGCGAGCGGTACGCAGAGCCCCGCCATGGCCCGGCCCCTGCTTctcgccctggccctggccctggccctggccccgccGGCcaccgcctcgcctcgccccgaGGGCGCcaaccgcagcagcagcagcagcagcaacgccGCGGCGGCGGGCGGCACGGTGGTGACGATGGCGGTGGTGCTGCCGCAGCACAACCTGAGCTACCCGTGGGCCTGGCCGCGCGTGGCCCCCGCCGTGGCGATGGCCCTGGAGGCGCTGCAGCCGGCGCTGCGGGCCGCCGGCTTGTCGGTGCGCACCTTCTTCAACACGTCGGAGCTGAACGGCGCTTGCTCCGAGTACGTGGCGCCGCTCAAGGCCGTGGACCTGATGCTCTACCACGACCCCGACGTGCTGCTGGGCCCGGGCTGCGTCTACCCGGCCGCCTCGGTGGGCCGCTTCGCCTCGCACTGGCGCCTGCCGCTGCTGACGGCCGGCGCCGTGGCCTCGGGCTTCAGCCGCAAGAAGGAGGGCTTCAGCACTCTGGTGCGCACCGGTCCGTCGGCGCCCAAGCTgggggccttcgtggcccacctgCACGAGCTCTTCAACTGGAGCTCGCGCGCCGCCCTCCTCTACGTGGACCGCAAGACCGACGACCGGCCCTTCTACTTCACCATCGAGGGCGTCTACGAGGAGCTCCACGAGGCCGCCAACCTCACCGTCCGCTACCACATCTACGCGCCCCACGACGACGGCGGCGCCGGCGCCGGCGCCCCGGACACGGCCGTCCAGTTCATCAAGGCCAGCGGGCGAG TCATCTACATCTGTGGACCGCTGGAGATGCTGCACCAGATCATGCGACTGGCCCAGTATGAGGGCATGACCAATGGTGACTATGTCTTCTTCTATGTGGACGTTTTTGGGGAAAGCCTGCGTGCTGAGGGGCTTCGTGAGGCAGCCAAGCCATGGCAGAACAAGGAGAGCTCAGAACCAAGCACCCTCAAAGACGCCTTCCAG ACGGTGCTGGTGATCACGTACCATGAGCCACAAACGCCTGAGTACCAGCATTTCCAGAACCAGCTTATCCTGCGGGCCCGAGCAGAGTTTGGTGTGGAGCTCAACGCCTCCCTG AAGAACTTGGTGGCCGGCTGCTTCCACGACGGGCTCATCCTCTACGCCACTGTGCTAAATGAAACGCTGCAGGAAGGTGGGACCAAGCGGGATTCCAGCCGCATCCTCCAAAAAATGAAGGGCCGGAAATTCCAGG GGGTCACCGGCACCGTGAGCATGGATCACAACAATGACCGAGAAACTGATTTTGACGTGTGGGCCATGGCGGACGTGGAGACCGGCGAATACCAG GTGGTGGGTCATTACGTGGGATCAGAGAAGCAGATGAACTGGCTGGGGCCCATCCACTGGAAGAAGGGGGGGCCTCCTCTCGACAACCCACCCTGTGTCTTTGATGTGGATGACCCCACCTGTGATAAAA CTCCACTCTCCACCTTGGCCATCGTGGCGCTGGGAGCCGGCCTCACCTTCATCATGTTTGGGGTCTCCAGCTTCCTGGTCTTCAG GAAACTGATGCTGGAGAAGGAGCTGGCGAGCATGCTGTGGCGCATCCGCTGGGACGAGCTGCAGTTCGGGAGTTCTGAGCGGTACCACAAGGGGGCAGGCAGCCGTCTCACCCTCTCTCTg cgtGGGTCCAGTTATGGCTCCTTGATGACTGCCCACGGCAAGTACCAGATCTTCGCCAACACGGGCCTCTTCAAG GGAAACGTCGTGGCCATCAAACACGTGAACAAGAAGCGGATTGAGCTGACGAGGCAGGTGCTCTTCGAACTCAAACAC ATGCGAGACATCCAGTTCAACCACCTGACCCGCTTCATTGGGGCCTGCATTGACCCCCCCAACATCTGCATTGTGACGGAGTACTGCCCTCGGGGCAGCTTGCAG gaCATCCTGGAGAATGAGAGCATCAACCTCGACTGGATGTTCCGCTACTCCCTCATCAACGACCTTGTCAAG GGCATGGCGTTCCTGCACAGCAGCATCATCGGCCACCACGGCAGCCTCAAGTCTTCCAACTGCGTGGTGGACAGCCGCTTTGTGCTCAAGATCACCGATTACGGCCTGGCTAGCTTCCGGCAgagcagccagggggaggggagccacgcCCTTTATGCCA aGAAGCTGTGGACGGCCCCAGAGCTGCTGCAGAACAGGGCCTTGCCGCCCCCAGCCATGCAGAAAGCAGATGTCTACAGTTTTGGGATCATCCTCCAGGAAATTGCCCTGCGCAACGGGGCCTTCTATGTGGAGGGCATGGACCTCAGCCCCAAAG AGATTGTGCAGAAGGTGCGCAACAGCCAGCGGCCGTACTTCCGCCCCACGGTAGACACGCGGGCCCACAGTGAGGAGCTGGCCGTGCTGATGGAGCGCTGCTGGGCCCAGGAGCTGGCCGAACGTCCCGACTTCGCCCAGATCAAGATCTTCATCCGGCGCTTCAACAA GGAAGGCAGTACCAGTATCCTGGACAACCTGCTGTCCCGCATGGAGCAGtatgccaacaacctggagaagcTGGTGGAGGAGCGCACCCAGGCCTATCTGGAGGAGAAGCGCAAGGCCGAGAACTTGCTGTACCAGATCCTCCCCCA cTCCGTGGCTGAGCAGCTCAAGCGTGGGGAGACGGTGCAAGCCGAGGCCTTTGACTGCGTCACCATCTACTTCAGCGACATTGTGGGCTTCACTTCCCTGTCGGCTGAGAGCACCCCAATGCag GTGGTGACGCTGCTCAACGACCTGTACACCTGCTTCGACGCCATCATCGACAACTTCGACGTCTACAAG GTGGAGACCATTGGGGATGCCTACATGGTGGTGTCGGGGCTGCCCGTTCGCAACGGCAAGCTGCACGCCCACGAGATTGTCCGCATGGCCCTGGCGCTCCTGGAGGCCGTGAAGACCTTCCGCATCCGGCACCGGCCCAGCGAGCAGCTGCATTTGCGGATCGGCATCCACTCTG GGCCAGTATGTGCTGGAGTGGTGGGCCTCAAGATGCCGCGGTACTGCCTCTTTGGAGACACGGTCAACACAGCCTCCCGCATGGAGTCGAACGGCAAGG GAGATCCTGGACGAGTTCGGCTGCTTTGA